In a single window of the Pseudomonadota bacterium genome:
- a CDS encoding class I SAM-dependent methyltransferase, whose protein sequence is MDNAIEIVLADYDARAAAEHKLMQELPPKELARRIDEFLISVGPNTGRLMNLLIKEAKARTILELGTSYGYSAIWLAEAARATGGKLISSDVHPGKQDHARAQLAKAGLLDYVEFRLGDARKTIAALETPLDFVLIDLWKELYIPCFGSALSRDAAETTG, encoded by the coding sequence ATGGACAACGCCATCGAGATCGTGCTCGCCGACTACGACGCGCGCGCCGCCGCCGAGCATAAATTGATGCAAGAGCTGCCGCCGAAGGAGCTCGCGCGGCGCATCGATGAGTTCCTGATCTCGGTCGGCCCGAACACCGGCCGGCTGATGAACCTGCTGATCAAGGAGGCGAAGGCGCGAACCATCCTCGAGCTCGGCACCTCCTACGGCTATTCGGCGATCTGGTTGGCGGAGGCCGCAAGGGCGACCGGCGGCAAGCTCATCAGCTCAGACGTCCACCCGGGCAAGCAGGATCATGCCCGCGCCCAGCTCGCCAAGGCCGGTCTTCTCGACTATGTCGAATTCCGACTGGGCGATGCGCGTAAGACCATCGCCGCGCTGGAAACGCCGCTCGACTTCGTGCTCATCGATCTGTGGAAGGAGCTCTACATCCCCTGCTTCGGCAGCGCCTTGAGCCGCGACGCCGCCGAAACGACCGGCTAG
- a CDS encoding (2Fe-2S)-binding protein: MTESFSLKVNGVQHRLDADPDMPLLYALRNELGLNNPHFGCGLAQCGACTVHLDGFAIRSCQTRIADAAQGEIVTLAGLGTPANPHPLQRAYVEEAVPQCGYCINGWIMTAAAFLKQNPKPSDAEIRDALTGLKCRCGTHMAILRAVKRAAEIG; the protein is encoded by the coding sequence ATGACGGAGTCATTCTCGCTCAAGGTGAATGGCGTCCAGCACCGGCTCGACGCCGATCCCGACATGCCGCTCCTCTATGCGCTCCGCAACGAGCTCGGCTTGAACAATCCGCATTTCGGCTGCGGGCTGGCGCAATGCGGCGCCTGCACCGTGCATCTCGATGGCTTTGCCATCCGCTCCTGCCAGACCCGGATCGCGGACGCCGCCCAGGGCGAGATCGTCACGCTCGCCGGACTCGGCACGCCTGCCAATCCCCACCCGCTGCAGCGTGCCTATGTCGAGGAAGCGGTGCCGCAATGCGGCTACTGCATCAACGGCTGGATCATGACCGCGGCCGCATTTCTCAAACAGAACCCGAAGCCCAGCGACGCGGAGATCCGCGACGCGCTGACCGGGCTCAAATGCCGCTGCGGCACCCACATGGCGATCCTGCGCGCGGTCAAGCGCGCCGCCGAGATCGGTTAG
- a CDS encoding NIPSNAP family protein has translation MTITVFIRYQLDPYKRDLFEEYARNWLSIIPRCGGQLQGYWMPHEGTNNIAMALISFDSLATYEAYRARLRTDEAGAKNFHYAEEHRFILAEERSFLRPVG, from the coding sequence GTGACCATCACCGTTTTCATCCGCTACCAGCTCGACCCCTACAAGCGCGACCTGTTCGAGGAGTATGCGCGCAACTGGCTCAGCATCATTCCCCGCTGCGGCGGCCAGCTCCAGGGATATTGGATGCCCCATGAAGGCACCAACAACATCGCCATGGCTCTCATCTCCTTCGACAGCCTGGCGACTTACGAGGCCTACCGGGCTCGCCTCAGAACCGACGAGGCCGGTGCCAAAAACTTCCACTACGCCGAGGAGCACCGCTTCATCCTGGCGGAGGAGCGAAGCTTCCTGAGACCGGTCGGCTGA